The Sphaeramia orbicularis chromosome 18, fSphaOr1.1, whole genome shotgun sequence genome contains a region encoding:
- the LOC115438944 gene encoding uncharacterized protein LOC115438944, with protein MNSSAASSSSLSSSSKGGKRSPPHSAGGKKSSSAASSSLTTAKKKEPTKGKPTAQKPETSSSAKKASVPTQVWIGGLTDKLSHEDVASAVEQFGKTKSFLLFRPKQQAMVMFEKEQDAKKLRSAKNFQIKGHSVTIIKEKGSVSKEEKSPCTESKQQKAPLQKSASASKSSTSTTASSTTRKAASTSAAAGKVSVKGQGTVTGTKVVVSKVKKGPTKVVAKSEASVKTDIKKAAVKPPLNEGGNRPAKTPEGKSAAAGAGAKQKVKETASKGSRDAGSEIKASKCEGSKTPKHTAKAPGTGKKTVPKLEARAEPDKTIVETKHPEPMEVGEMRVESTKVESSTGVTEANAAIPEAVPENSTGKSTESQESPPTPSTTAHTELPAKGSTQQPQTATAAPENIVLQRKDQTEASQIQQRAADVLSEATMETNLQEDSTLSEKTETNVPISEVASKTKMLDMDASTVEVTPPVEKTETKASTAKVTSTVEKTETKASTAKVTSTVEKTETKASTAKVTSTVEKTETKASAAKAASTVEKTETKASTAMVASTVEKTETKASTAMVASTVEKTETKASTAKVASTVEKTETKASTAKAASTVEKTETKASTAEVASTVEKTETTASTAKVTSIVEKTGTKASTAKAASTVEKTETKASTAKVASTVEKTEAKASTAKVTSIVEKTETKASTADVAPTAEKMETNASTAEVASTVEKMETNASTAEVASTVEKMETNASTVEVASTVENTETNPSTAEVASTVEKTETKASAGDVASTPEAMAEPSASTAPAAANSPLTVGEMLHKDLRQARFVCLKIKSIFSPNFFSNTERRQLLITGLPLYFDGCYTEDDIAKLFKPFGFQHHQDTIYVFPQCQLALVMMPTIQCVHKVMKAFTKNRRKLKGNLITTHVIENRISMTPIGFYKSLMKRIKFQCSDDDESIIYIKNISPSQIKELREKLWKIDSVKNFLPLLNKVFVEFESSRDADRLGVWHSFLNQTPPYEIHRLMQPHGIVPALPPRLTAKAIPDSANAVPGVVIPGANFGIPQGSICPFWIPMTTRSFLFPTMSPWFIIPNFRTVKKSEDIYKMKHCSSPTIMLTGLPEGNYSHLDIAKLVWPYFPKQTLQSLLYNIIVLTLQRRAFVHFYSWLKCLDFVREHIANPISVKGAPLSVHFVLQNMSPIYSEENMYKSLTKLSNTVSSIFSSYWSTGSSWVTVPV; from the exons ATGAATTCCTCTGcagcgtcatcatcatcattatcctcCTCTTCGAAAGGAGGAAAACGCTCACCCCCTCATTCTGCTGGAGGAAAGAAGTCATCCTCTGCTGCTTCCTCCTCTTTGACGACAGCAAAGAAGAAGGAGCCGACTAAAGGGAAGCCGACTGCACAAAAGCCTGAGACCAGTTCATCCGCAAAGAAA GCCTCAGTTCCAACTCAAGTGTGGATCGGCGGGTTGACTGACAAACTTTCTCATGAAGATGTGGCGTCTGCTGTGGAACAGTTTGGAAAAACAAAATCATTCTTATTGTTTCGCCCCAAACAACAG GCAATGGTGATGTTTGAGAAAGAGCAAGACGCCAAGAAACTGAGGAGTGCAAAGAACTTCCAAATTAAAGGACATTCAGTCACTATAATCAAAGAGAAG GGAAGTGTCTCAAAGGAGGAGAAGTCACCTTGTACTGAATCTAAGCAGCAGAAAGCGCCGCTTCAGAA ATCTGCCAGTGCCAGCAAATCTTCCACCAGTACAACTGCATCCAGCACCACTAGAAAGGCTGCCAGTACATCTGCTGCAGCAGGAAAAGTCTCAGTTAAAGGCCAAGGGACTGTCACTGGAACAAAAGTCGTGGTTTCTAAAGTTAAAAAAGGCCCAACCAAAGTGGTAGCTAAGAGTGAAGCGTCTGTGAAGACGGACATTAAAAAGGCTGCGGTTAAACCACCATTAAATGAAGGTGGAAACAGACCTGCCAAGACCCCAGAAGGTAAGTCAGCTGCAGCAGGAGCAGGAGCCAAACAGAAGGTGAAGGAAACAGCTAGCAAGGGTTCAAGGGATGCAGGTTCTGAGATAAAGGCCTCAAAGTGTGAAGGGTCTAAAACACCAAAACACACAGCTAAGGCTCCTGGAACAGGGAAGAAGACAGTTCCTAAACTGGAGGCCAGAGCAGAGCCCGACAAAACcatcgttgagacaaaacatcctgaACCCATGGAGGTTGGAGAGATGAGAGTTGAGTCCACGAAGGTCGAAAGTAGCACGGGGGTGACGGAGGCAAACGCAGCTATTCCAGAGGCTGTACCAGAAAATTCCACAGGAAAGTCTACTGAGAGCCAAGAGTCTCCACCTACACCTAGTACAACAGCACATACTGAATTACCTGCAAAGGGTAGTACTCAGCAGCCTCAAACTGCCACTGCAGCTCCAGAGAACATTGTTCTACAACGTAAGGACCAAACAGAGGCGTCACAAATTCAACAGCGGGCTGCAGACGTCCTCTCTGAAGCTACTATGGAGACAAACCTGCAGGAAG attCTACTCTTtcagagaaaacagaaacaaatgtacCAATATCTGAGGTTGCTTCCAAAACCAAGATGCTGGATATGGATGCATCAACAGTTGAAGTCACCCCCCCAGttgaaaagacagaaacaaaagctTCAACAGCCAAGGTCACCTCCACAGttgaaaagacagaaacaaaagctTCAACAGCCAAGGTCACCTCCACAGttgaaaagacagaaacaaaagctTCAACAGCCAAGGTCACCTCCACAGttgaaaagacagaaacaaaagctTCAGCAGCCAAGGCCGCCTCCACAGTTGAGAAGACGGAAACAAAAGCTTCAACCGCCATGGTCGCCTCCACAGTTGAGAAGACGGAAACAAAAGCTTCAACCGCCATGGTCGCCTCCACAGTTGAAAAGACGGAAACAAAAGCTTCAACCGCCAAGGTCGCCTCCACAGttgaaaagacagaaacaaaagctTCAACTGCCAAG GCCGCCTCCACAGTTGAAAAGACCGAAACAAAAGCTTCAACAGCCGAGGTCGCCTCCACAGTTGAAAAGACAGAAACAACAGCTTCAACAGCCAAGGTCACCTCCATAGTTGAAAAGACAGGAACAAAAGCTTCAACAGCCAAGGCCGCCTCCACAGttgaaaagacagaaacaaaagctTCAACCGCCAAGGTTGCCTCCACAGTTGAAAAGACAGAAGCAAAAGCTTCAACAGCCAAGGTCACCTCCATAGttgaaaagacagaaacaaaagctTCAACAGCCGATGTTGCCCCCACAGCTGAGAAGATGGAAACAAATGCTTCAACAGCCGAGGTCGCCTCCACAGTTGAAAAGATGGAAACAAATGCTTCAACAGCCGAGGTCGCCTCCACAGTTGAAAAGATGGAAACAAATGCTTCAACAGTTGAGGTTGCCTCCACAGTTGAAAATACTGAAACAAATCCTTCAACAGCCGAGGTCGCCTCCACAGttgaaaagacagaaacaaaagctTCAGCAGGCGATGTCGCCTCCACCCCTGAGGCCATGGCAGAGCCCTCAGCGTCCACAGCTCCTGCAGCTGCCAATTCTCCTCTGACTGTCGGGGAAATGTTGCACAAGGACCTGCGACAAGCGAGATTTG tgtGCCTTAAAATCAAAAGCATCTTCAGCCCAAAC TTTTTCTCCAATACGGAGCGGAGGCAGCTGCTAATAACTGGCCTTCCACTGTACTTCGATGGCTGCTACACAGAGGATGACATCGCCAAACTGTTCAAACCTTTTGGATTTCAGCATCATCAGGACACCATCTATGTTTTTCCTCAGTGCCAACTG GCGTTGGTTATGATGCCGACTATCCAATGTGTGCACAAGGTTATGAAAGCCTTCACCAAGAATAGACGCAAATTGAAAGGGAATTTAATTACAACACACGTCATAGAAAACAGAATCTCTATGACTCCG ATTGGATTTTATAAATCACTAATGAAGCGGATAAAGTTT CaatgttctgatgatgatgaaagcaTCATCTACATCAAAAACATTTCACCCAGTCAGATCAAGGAGCTCAGGGAAAAGCTGTGGAAAATCGACTCTGTCAAAAACTTCCTTCCCCTCCTTAACAAG GTGTTTGTAGAGTTCGAGTCGAGCCGTGACGCTGATCGGCTGGGAGTTTGGCACAGCTTCCTGAATCAGACACCTCCCTATGAAATCCACCGTCTGATGCAACCGCACGGCATAGTTCCTGCACTTC CTCCCAGACTCACGGCCAAAGCCATCCCAGACAGCGCCAATGCTGTTCCGGGGGTCGTCATCCCAGGAGCCAACTTTGGGATTCCACAGGGAAGCATTTGTCCGTTTTGGATCCCCATGACGACAAGATCCTTCCTGTTCCCGACAATGTCTCCATGGTTCATCATCCCAA ATTTCCGGACAGTCAAGAAATCAGAGGACATTTAT AAGATGAAACATTGTTCTTCACCTACGATCATGCTGACGGGTTTACCAGAAGGAAACTATAGTCACCTGGACATCGCAAAGCTGGTCTGGCCCTATTTTCCCAAACAGACCCTTCAGTCGCTGCTCTACAACATTATTGTACTGACGCTGCAGAGGAGG gcttttgtgcatttttacagCTGGTTGAAATGTTTGGATTTTGTCCGAGAACACATCGCAAATCCGATCTCTGTGAAAGGTGCCCCACTGTCTGTCCACTTCGTCCTGCAGAACATGAGTCCTATATACAGCGAG GAGAACATGTACAAGTCCCTGACAAAGCTCAGTAACACTGTGAGTTCCATATTCAGTTCTTATTGGTCCACTGGCAGCAGCTGGGTCACAGTCCCTGTTTAA